A region of Desulfolithobacter dissulfuricans DNA encodes the following proteins:
- a CDS encoding nitrite reductase, protein MTDNSRPDATRKTHLEIPGFNPAMLTLQDLETLTGLMRKYQVPVLRITGGQRVLFPDLDQEQYQALRERLEIPEPANRPANRIHMVQACRGTRGCRYGMGDSVALKEKIQTLELDGPLPAKVKVGISGCRMCCCESWMRDVGLVREQKGWRLSFGGNSGGRPRIGDLVAEHLDEDQVLVLVTRLLNFYIRHAGPRVRTARFMERIGLEELRKNVLGRDWCEPEHHNLETR, encoded by the coding sequence ATGACTGACAACAGCCGCCCTGACGCGACCAGGAAAACACACCTGGAGATTCCCGGATTCAACCCGGCCATGCTCACCCTCCAGGATCTGGAGACGCTCACCGGGCTTATGCGGAAATACCAGGTCCCGGTGCTCAGGATCACCGGCGGTCAGCGGGTCCTCTTTCCGGATTTGGATCAGGAGCAATATCAGGCTCTCCGGGAGAGACTTGAGATCCCGGAACCGGCAAACCGGCCGGCCAACCGGATTCACATGGTTCAGGCCTGCCGGGGTACCCGGGGATGCCGATACGGCATGGGAGACTCCGTGGCCCTGAAAGAAAAAATCCAGACCCTGGAACTGGACGGCCCCCTGCCGGCCAAGGTCAAGGTCGGGATCTCGGGATGCCGGATGTGCTGTTGTGAGTCATGGATGCGGGATGTGGGATTGGTCAGGGAACAGAAGGGATGGCGACTGAGCTTTGGCGGTAACAGTGGTGGTCGGCCCCGAATCGGTGACCTGGTGGCCGAGCACCTGGATGAGGACCAGGTCCTTGTGCTGGTGACCAGGCTCCTCAACTTCTACATCAGACATGCCGGACCGAGGGTACGTACCGCCCGGTTCATGGAACGGATCGGTCTTGAAGAGCTTAGGAAAAACGTGCTCGGCCGGGACTGGTGTGAACCAGAACACCACAATTTGGAAACAAGATAA
- a CDS encoding HD domain-containing protein, with amino-acid sequence MQCPGQDSRYWSGEDVFEVSCPKCGHTVEFFKDDSQQKCRGCGHRLLNPKIDFGCASYCPHAEQCLGSLPPDLVAARGDLFKDRLAIAMRRYFGTDSRRIKHAEDVAMYAEEIGRNEGGDMAVIMASALLHDIGIREAERKFNSSAPRYQHQEGPPVARELLTELKADPELIDEVCDIIGHHHSPRSKESINFKVLYDADLIVNLAEKYAEQPVTREQFARVLENFLTGSGPAVAQKALKKYIK; translated from the coding sequence ATGCAATGCCCAGGACAGGACAGCCGCTACTGGAGCGGTGAGGATGTGTTTGAAGTATCGTGCCCGAAATGCGGACATACGGTGGAGTTCTTCAAGGATGACAGCCAGCAGAAATGCCGCGGGTGCGGCCATCGGCTGCTGAACCCCAAGATCGATTTTGGCTGCGCCTCCTACTGCCCCCATGCCGAGCAGTGCCTGGGTTCCCTGCCCCCGGACCTGGTCGCCGCCCGGGGTGACCTGTTCAAAGACCGGCTGGCCATTGCCATGCGCCGGTATTTCGGCACCGATTCCCGGCGTATCAAACACGCCGAAGATGTGGCCATGTATGCCGAGGAAATCGGCCGTAACGAAGGCGGGGATATGGCCGTGATCATGGCCTCGGCCCTGCTCCACGACATCGGCATCCGGGAGGCGGAACGTAAATTCAACTCCTCGGCCCCCAGGTATCAGCACCAGGAAGGACCGCCGGTGGCCCGGGAGCTGCTGACCGAACTCAAGGCCGATCCCGAGCTCATTGACGAGGTCTGCGACATCATCGGTCATCACCACAGTCCGCGCTCCAAGGAGAGCATCAACTTCAAGGTACTCTACGATGCGGACCTGATCGTCAACCTGGCTGAGAAATATGCCGAGCAGCCGGTAACCAGAGAACAGTTTGCCAGGGTTCTGGAAAACTTTCTGACCGGTTCCGGCCCGGCTGTAGCCCAAAAAGCCCTGAAAAAATATATCAAATAA
- a CDS encoding ATP-binding protein: protein MKVVRKIIEIDEELCTGCGDCVPDCAEGSLQIIDGKARLVGENLCDGLGACLGSCPTGALRIVEREAEEFDEEAVEKYLEELKKQKEQPAAATGGCPSSQLKTMQPINPCQAANVPQSQIGSALSHWPVQIRLIPPTAPFLENCDLLIAADCCAVSYGALQDDFVKGRIVMMGCPKFDDQQMYVDRFTELFRTRKLNTVTILIMEVPCCSSMLQIVRKAYDDAGASVPVRQVVISTQGQILDDRSW from the coding sequence ATGAAAGTAGTACGCAAAATCATTGAAATAGACGAGGAACTCTGCACAGGTTGCGGCGACTGTGTTCCCGACTGTGCCGAAGGATCGCTGCAGATCATCGACGGCAAGGCCCGGCTGGTGGGTGAGAATCTCTGCGACGGACTCGGGGCCTGCCTGGGCTCCTGTCCCACCGGCGCCCTCAGGATCGTTGAGCGCGAGGCCGAAGAGTTTGATGAGGAGGCGGTTGAAAAATACCTGGAGGAGCTGAAGAAGCAGAAAGAGCAGCCCGCAGCAGCCACTGGTGGCTGCCCCTCGAGCCAGCTCAAGACCATGCAGCCCATCAACCCATGCCAGGCTGCCAATGTCCCCCAGTCCCAGATCGGTTCGGCCCTGTCCCACTGGCCGGTCCAGATCCGGCTCATTCCGCCAACGGCGCCCTTTCTTGAAAACTGCGATCTGCTGATCGCCGCCGACTGCTGCGCCGTGTCCTATGGGGCGCTGCAGGACGATTTCGTCAAGGGACGGATCGTGATGATGGGCTGCCCCAAGTTTGATGACCAGCAGATGTATGTGGATCGCTTCACCGAGCTGTTCCGGACCCGGAAGCTGAATACGGTCACCATCCTGATTATGGAGGTGCCCTGCTGCTCCTCCATGCTGCAGATCGTGCGCAAGGCCTATGACGATGCCGGTGCCTCGGTGCCGGTCCGCCAGGTGGTCATCTCCACCCAGGGCCAGATCCTCGACGACCGGAGCTGGTAA
- a CDS encoding sensor histidine kinase, with amino-acid sequence MPFSLLKNCRQRFEQLFTFSDRLFFVLRLATIVGSSAWLLFAPVSVVESRGYFIALFIFIIYSGVLYGLIFCRADRIRQIYVLSLVFDLIFVYYLVRLENRVDNSFFLGYYLLVVLHTLYFGRVFGLFVTTLAAGLYLLNVLPFLGQIHWTAIGVRIIFLYLIGLPAGLIHEKLKTDKEKIEQLNAQLSETLENLERMQAKLIESEKFSALGRLTAGVAHEIRNPLTALGGFSKRLLARLPEGSREYQYAQTIIAEVNRLEAILRDILIVTSKGGELNRADINQVVRHAVSFYLGLYGGEKKLEVREQYRDDLPRVYLEPNQVEQAIGNLISNALDSMPDGGTLTIRTDMEEAREIEWVVVSITDTGIGISRKQADLIFEPFYSTKRIGTGTGLGLTIVREILEDHRGYIKVHSAEGSGTTVSLYFPYQPEEEDSRTPCWKCLGCGVEKDPSFRCPAYPYFGRICWAVAGTLCAGKVMGTYAEKIRDCRKCPFFMRRHNIAGQEGDLPSCLAVSDGEEDGS; translated from the coding sequence ATGCCCTTTTCCTTGCTGAAAAACTGTCGACAGCGATTCGAGCAGCTTTTTACCTTCAGCGACAGGCTCTTTTTTGTCCTGAGACTGGCCACCATCGTTGGCAGTTCCGCCTGGCTGCTTTTTGCTCCGGTTTCGGTCGTCGAGTCACGGGGCTACTTCATTGCACTTTTCATCTTTATCATCTACAGCGGTGTCCTCTACGGGCTTATCTTTTGCCGGGCCGATCGCATCCGCCAGATATATGTCCTCTCTCTTGTCTTTGATCTGATTTTTGTCTACTACCTGGTCAGGCTCGAGAACCGGGTCGATAACAGTTTTTTTCTCGGTTATTATCTCCTGGTCGTGCTGCACACCCTCTACTTCGGCCGGGTTTTCGGTCTGTTTGTCACCACTCTGGCCGCCGGGCTCTATCTGCTTAATGTCCTGCCCTTTCTTGGTCAAATTCACTGGACCGCCATCGGGGTGCGAATCATCTTTCTCTATCTCATCGGCCTGCCGGCAGGCCTGATCCATGAAAAACTGAAAACAGACAAGGAAAAAATTGAACAGCTCAACGCCCAGCTCTCCGAGACCCTGGAAAACCTGGAACGGATGCAGGCGAAGCTGATAGAGAGCGAAAAGTTCTCGGCCCTGGGGCGCCTGACCGCCGGAGTCGCCCATGAGATCCGAAATCCCCTCACCGCCCTGGGGGGATTTTCCAAACGCCTGCTGGCCAGGCTGCCGGAAGGATCGCGGGAATACCAGTACGCCCAGACCATTATCGCCGAGGTCAACCGGCTCGAGGCCATTCTCCGTGATATCCTGATTGTGACCAGTAAGGGCGGTGAGCTGAACCGCGCTGATATCAACCAGGTGGTGAGGCACGCGGTCTCCTTTTACCTGGGGCTGTACGGGGGCGAAAAAAAACTGGAGGTGAGGGAGCAGTACCGTGATGATTTGCCCCGGGTCTACCTGGAACCCAACCAGGTGGAACAGGCCATCGGCAACCTGATTTCCAATGCCCTGGATTCCATGCCCGACGGCGGCACCCTGACCATTCGCACCGACATGGAAGAGGCCCGTGAAATCGAATGGGTGGTGGTTTCGATCACCGATACCGGGATCGGAATTAGCAGGAAGCAGGCCGATCTCATCTTCGAGCCTTTCTATTCCACCAAACGGATCGGCACCGGAACCGGACTTGGCCTGACCATTGTTCGGGAAATACTCGAGGATCACCGAGGCTATATCAAGGTGCACAGTGCCGAAGGCAGCGGCACCACGGTGTCGCTTTATTTTCCCTATCAGCCCGAGGAAGAGGACTCCAGGACTCCATGCTGGAAATGTCTTGGCTGCGGGGTGGAAAAGGACCCCTCGTTCCGCTGTCCTGCCTACCCTTATTTTGGCCGGATATGCTGGGCTGTTGCCGGGACCCTGTGTGCCGGCAAGGTCATGGGGACTTACGCCGAAAAGATCCGCGACTGCCGCAAGTGCCCGTTTTTCATGCGGCGCCATAATATCGCCGGTCAGGAAGGGGATCTTCCTTCCTGCCTGGCTGTCTCGGATGGGGAAGAGGACGGGTCGTAG
- a CDS encoding CreA family protein, with translation MRKSCLGLVVAIVMVLLATWPAAAEKIGEVSTTFKLVGANDKIVIEAFDDPDIPGATCYVSRAKTGGIRGSLGVAEDRSDASLACRQTGPIILPPEVASGRADGKRVFRKSTSLLFKKLQVVRFYDKKRNTLVYLTYSDKLIDGSPKNSISTIVVLPWQK, from the coding sequence ATGAGAAAAAGCTGCCTGGGCCTGGTGGTAGCGATCGTTATGGTGTTGCTGGCAACCTGGCCGGCGGCGGCAGAGAAGATCGGTGAGGTCTCCACCACTTTCAAGCTGGTGGGGGCCAATGACAAGATCGTCATCGAAGCCTTTGACGATCCCGATATACCCGGCGCAACCTGTTATGTCAGCCGGGCCAAGACCGGCGGTATCCGGGGCAGCCTCGGGGTGGCAGAAGACAGATCCGATGCTTCGCTGGCCTGCAGGCAGACAGGGCCTATCATCCTGCCGCCGGAGGTGGCCAGTGGCAGGGCCGATGGGAAACGGGTGTTCAGGAAATCCACCTCGCTGCTGTTTAAAAAACTGCAGGTGGTCCGTTTTTATGATAAAAAACGCAATACCCTGGTCTACCTGACCTATAGCGACAAACTGATTGACGGTTCGCCGAAAAATTCCATTTCAACGATTGTCGTTCTGCCGTGGCAGAAATAG
- the leuA gene encoding 2-isopropylmalate synthase produces MFTDKLKKYRPYPTVHLPDRTWPDKTITQAPIWCSVDLRDGNQALVQPMNLEEKLEMFQLLVDIGFKEIEVGFPAASRIEHDFTRLLIERDLVPDDVLIQTLTQSREPLIRKTFEALKGARQAVVHLYNSTSTLQRQVVFGMEKKEIIDLAVRGAEVIREEAARTDTDIRYEYSPESFTGTELDFALEICEAVMEVWEPTPQRPVIINLPATVEMSTPNVYADQIEWFIRHLKNRDCALISLHAHNDRGTAVAATELALMAGGDRVEGTLFGNGERTGNVDIMTVALNMFTQGVDPKLDFSDINRVIDVYQRCTKLPVHPRHPYAGELVYTAFSGSHQDAINKGMAAVEKDNSGIWAVPYLPIDPQDVGRTYESIIRINSQSGKGGVAYVMDKEFGFKLPKDMHPEFGAIIQKISDEAGGELPGEVIYHTFDREYLQADSCYKLRSFNVLKRHIDHDEARSSAEVEAVIEVHGEEKTLRAAGNGPLDAFCQALREGLGLQFTLQAYHEHALTRGSSAKAVSYIMVTDGEGRPFWGAGVDTDIIVASIKALLSALNRACRKHQEETT; encoded by the coding sequence ATGTTTACTGATAAGTTGAAAAAATATCGCCCCTATCCCACGGTCCATCTGCCCGATCGGACGTGGCCGGATAAAACGATCACCCAGGCGCCGATCTGGTGCAGCGTGGACCTGCGGGACGGCAACCAGGCGCTCGTCCAGCCCATGAACCTGGAAGAGAAACTGGAGATGTTTCAGCTCCTGGTGGATATCGGCTTCAAGGAGATTGAGGTCGGCTTTCCGGCAGCCTCACGGATTGAGCATGATTTTACCCGGTTGCTCATTGAGCGGGATCTCGTCCCGGACGATGTGCTCATCCAGACGCTGACCCAGTCCCGGGAACCATTGATCCGCAAGACCTTCGAGGCGCTGAAAGGGGCCAGACAGGCGGTGGTCCATTTGTATAACTCCACCTCGACTCTGCAGCGTCAGGTGGTCTTTGGCATGGAAAAGAAAGAGATCATCGACCTGGCGGTCCGGGGAGCCGAGGTCATCCGTGAGGAGGCGGCCAGGACCGATACCGACATCCGTTACGAATATTCTCCTGAGAGTTTCACAGGTACGGAGCTGGACTTCGCCCTGGAGATCTGCGAGGCGGTCATGGAGGTGTGGGAGCCGACTCCACAGCGGCCGGTGATAATCAATCTGCCGGCCACGGTGGAGATGTCCACCCCCAATGTCTATGCCGATCAGATCGAGTGGTTTATCCGCCACCTGAAAAACCGCGACTGTGCACTCATCAGTCTCCATGCCCATAATGACCGGGGTACCGCGGTAGCAGCCACCGAGTTGGCCCTGATGGCCGGTGGCGACCGGGTGGAGGGCACCCTTTTTGGTAACGGTGAGCGTACCGGCAACGTGGACATCATGACCGTGGCGCTCAATATGTTCACCCAGGGAGTGGATCCCAAGCTTGATTTTTCCGATATCAACCGGGTTATAGATGTCTACCAGCGCTGTACCAAGCTGCCAGTCCATCCCCGGCATCCCTATGCCGGTGAGCTGGTCTATACCGCTTTTTCGGGGTCTCACCAGGATGCGATCAACAAGGGTATGGCCGCGGTGGAGAAGGACAACTCCGGTATATGGGCGGTTCCGTACCTGCCCATCGATCCGCAGGATGTGGGCCGGACCTATGAGTCGATCATCCGGATCAACAGCCAGTCCGGCAAGGGCGGGGTGGCCTATGTCATGGACAAGGAATTCGGCTTCAAGCTGCCCAAGGACATGCACCCGGAGTTCGGGGCCATAATTCAGAAGATCAGCGACGAGGCCGGCGGCGAGCTGCCGGGCGAGGTCATCTACCACACCTTCGACCGCGAATACCTGCAGGCCGACTCGTGCTACAAGCTCCGGAGTTTCAACGTCCTCAAACGACATATCGACCATGACGAGGCCCGTTCGTCCGCCGAGGTGGAGGCGGTTATAGAGGTCCATGGGGAGGAAAAGACGCTGCGGGCCGCTGGCAACGGCCCGCTGGACGCCTTCTGCCAGGCGCTCCGGGAAGGGCTTGGCCTCCAGTTTACTCTCCAGGCCTACCATGAACATGCCCTGACCCGGGGGTCGTCGGCCAAGGCGGTAAGTTATATTATGGTAACCGACGGGGAGGGGCGGCCGTTCTGGGGTGCCGGGGTGGACACGGACATCATCGTGGCCTCGATCAAGGCGCTTCTCAGTGCCCTGAACCGGGCCTGCAGAAAGCACCAGGAGGAAACAACATGA
- a CDS encoding FeoA family protein, which produces MARINLRNMAINQSGVITAVKVGGELGRRIREMGLVPGTEITIKQRAPLNDPVALRVMGGTLTLRNNEADFIEVETKE; this is translated from the coding sequence ATGGCTCGGATCAACCTTCGCAACATGGCCATCAACCAAAGTGGTGTCATTACCGCTGTAAAAGTCGGCGGGGAGTTGGGCCGTCGTATCCGGGAAATGGGATTGGTACCCGGTACAGAGATCACTATCAAGCAGCGTGCTCCACTCAACGACCCGGTGGCACTCCGGGTGATGGGCGGCACCCTTACCCTTCGCAACAACGAGGCTGATTTTATCGAAGTGGAAACAAAGGAATGA
- a CDS encoding mechanosensitive ion channel family protein, whose product MPSLRTASPLVIDKIFKQTLEESEYLVSRFRLQIHGIQHLPGELAKIWNKIEDGHAPGYPLQLTLTAFAIITTALLIEYLVRRLTGPFRNLIVTFDTCNLMQRSWCIFLRAVSECAFLLLFFFVSFILYFIFLPRTGLPYLFGGSIFKAVYLVRIIHLISTLLLAPRYSTLRILPVSDWTARFLSRWIFIGIILIAFLGRIGFLFKKTHADEAAFLALAGLFVLVTCTIFAAIILRSRKRVAEAIRRTELHAGNEAASPLILRTARTWYIPAMILIFLLAFVWEIRVLSTGKIYFGKVLLSSMLLPIFFAADHWGQKLFLFAFHRSCQQKSSPINRNRTEENGSQQSPDPRLTPDIFLVNYFPRLRTAYRLLLMALFTFLVLSIWDIDIVHAGQAFTQSLLLVITVLLIAYLIWHLFRSWIDTKIQLEIPEEDEEADEGGKGGSRRGTLLLLFRKAVLTLLFIITTMVVLTSVGVNIIPLLAGAGILGLAISFGAQSLITDIFSGLFFLIDDAFRLGDYVDCGGAKGTVEHISLRSLRLRHHRGMVHTIPFGQIATVTNYTRDYIIMKLDFRVRYDTDVEKVRKIIKRIYKDLLADPEFGPKLLGKLKSQGVYAMDDSAMIMRVKFTTRPGDQFVLRKEVYRRIQEAFREHGIEFAHRNVTVYVPPEVKNDLQNRSPEEKISKLGAAAAAAVIQGGEEQQQQKEDSR is encoded by the coding sequence GTGCCTTCTCTGCGTACGGCAAGCCCGCTGGTCATTGACAAGATATTCAAGCAAACGCTAGAGGAAAGCGAGTATCTTGTCTCACGCTTCAGGCTCCAGATACACGGAATACAGCACCTGCCCGGTGAACTGGCAAAGATATGGAATAAAATAGAAGATGGACATGCGCCCGGTTATCCCCTTCAACTGACGCTGACAGCCTTTGCCATTATCACCACAGCACTGCTCATCGAATATCTTGTCCGGCGTCTCACAGGTCCTTTCCGCAACCTTATCGTCACATTCGACACCTGCAACCTGATGCAGCGCTCCTGGTGCATCTTTCTAAGGGCTGTGTCTGAATGTGCGTTTCTTCTCCTCTTTTTCTTTGTCAGCTTTATCCTTTACTTCATTTTTCTGCCCCGCACCGGTCTGCCCTACCTGTTTGGCGGCTCCATATTCAAAGCGGTCTACCTGGTTCGTATCATCCATCTTATTTCCACCCTGTTGCTGGCTCCCAGATATTCGACCCTGCGTATTCTACCAGTGAGTGACTGGACAGCCCGGTTTCTGTCCAGATGGATTTTTATCGGTATAATCCTTATTGCCTTCCTCGGACGGATCGGTTTCCTGTTCAAGAAGACCCACGCAGACGAAGCGGCCTTTCTGGCTCTTGCCGGCCTGTTTGTCCTCGTTACCTGCACCATTTTTGCCGCCATCATTCTGCGCAGCAGGAAGCGCGTGGCCGAGGCAATACGCCGGACAGAACTGCATGCAGGCAACGAGGCCGCATCACCGCTTATCCTGCGTACTGCCAGAACCTGGTATATCCCGGCCATGATCCTGATCTTCCTGCTGGCCTTTGTCTGGGAGATCAGGGTGCTGTCCACCGGTAAGATTTATTTCGGCAAAGTACTGCTCTCCAGCATGCTGCTGCCGATCTTTTTTGCTGCCGATCACTGGGGGCAGAAACTCTTTCTTTTTGCCTTCCACCGCTCCTGCCAGCAAAAGAGTTCTCCGATCAATCGGAACAGGACCGAAGAAAACGGTTCGCAGCAATCCCCTGACCCTCGGTTGACACCTGACATCTTTCTTGTCAATTATTTTCCCAGATTGCGGACTGCCTATCGGTTGCTGCTGATGGCTCTTTTCACCTTCCTGGTCCTCTCGATCTGGGACATCGACATTGTCCATGCCGGACAGGCCTTTACCCAGTCACTGCTTCTGGTTATCACCGTACTGCTGATAGCGTACCTGATATGGCACCTTTTCAGATCCTGGATCGACACCAAAATCCAGCTCGAAATCCCGGAAGAGGACGAAGAGGCGGACGAAGGAGGCAAGGGAGGGTCCCGGCGCGGTACCCTGCTGCTCCTTTTTCGCAAGGCAGTGCTGACACTGCTTTTTATCATCACCACCATGGTTGTCCTCACATCGGTTGGGGTCAACATCATACCGCTCCTTGCCGGAGCAGGAATCCTCGGCCTTGCCATCAGCTTCGGCGCCCAGTCTCTGATCACCGATATCTTTTCCGGTCTTTTTTTTCTCATCGATGACGCGTTCCGACTTGGTGATTACGTAGACTGCGGCGGCGCCAAGGGCACGGTGGAACATATTTCCCTGCGTTCCCTGCGACTCAGGCACCACCGGGGAATGGTCCATACCATTCCTTTTGGCCAGATCGCCACGGTCACCAACTACACCCGCGATTACATTATAATGAAGCTGGACTTCCGGGTCCGCTACGACACCGACGTGGAGAAGGTGCGCAAGATCATAAAGCGGATTTATAAAGACCTGCTGGCAGATCCGGAATTTGGCCCGAAACTGCTGGGCAAGCTGAAATCACAGGGGGTGTACGCCATGGATGATTCAGCAATGATCATGCGGGTCAAGTTCACCACCCGGCCCGGCGATCAGTTCGTTCTGCGCAAGGAAGTCTATCGCCGTATACAGGAAGCTTTTCGCGAACATGGCATCGAGTTTGCCCACCGCAATGTTACAGTGTACGTTCCCCCGGAGGTAAAAAATGATCTGCAGAACCGTTCTCCGGAAGAAAAGATCAGCAAACTCGGCGCGGCTGCTGCGGCGGCTGTTATTCAGGGAGGAGAAGAGCAACAGCAGCAGAAGGAAGACTCCAGGTAA
- the recQ gene encoding DNA helicase RecQ yields MSSVSSDHIYKILRDTFGFDSFRENQEEVVQALIQGRDVFTVMPTGGGKSLCYQLPASLMDGTCVVISPLISLMKDQVDHARHLGIPAACLNSSLSARERSGVLEDFTGGQLDLLYLAPERVALADFSSLLQRVKLCFIAVDEAHCISEWGHDFRPDYLQLTELRRLLPTVPLAAFTATATHRVQTDIIKRLNLHDPLVVRASFNRPNLHYAIFPRENILRQIHQVVREQDGEPGIVYRLSRADVDKTALYLQEHDIRALPYHAGLDGGVRQQNQEAFNRDEVQVIVATVAFGMGIDKSNVRFVIHGDLPKNMESYYQETGRAGRDGEKAYCVLFFQRGDMGRLGYFLNQIDNEEERRAGWKKLEQMVSYCERSVCRRHQILSYFGEEYPRDNCGGCDVCTRGVEEVEATTEAQMLMSAIYRTGQRFGATYIIDIVTGARTKKILELGHHRLKTYGVGSKKPKAFWRRLTDAMLQHGLLRATGDRYPLLQITPKGEDVLFGRQPFTYTRLIHPEQSQEAARKELSPNPELFTILRELRRLQAEAEDVPPYVIFSDRSLREMATFLPATDREMLTIHGVGRIKLERYGQRFLSAIRSWLERHPEVEKPATSVSPLPEKTKPVAGASVEESGRLAAEGMTLEEIATRRGLKPMTVAQHLETWLEQGGDVDMDRLLSAEKQARLKVEFETHGLAYLKPVVESLEGLVSFDEARIMRGYLRRQQ; encoded by the coding sequence ATGTCCTCTGTTTCTTCAGACCATATTTACAAAATACTGCGTGATACCTTTGGTTTTGACTCGTTCAGAGAAAACCAGGAAGAGGTGGTCCAGGCCCTGATCCAGGGCCGCGACGTATTCACGGTCATGCCCACCGGCGGCGGCAAATCGCTGTGCTACCAACTGCCGGCATCACTTATGGACGGCACCTGCGTGGTCATTTCGCCGCTTATCTCGCTCATGAAAGACCAGGTGGACCATGCCCGGCATCTGGGTATTCCGGCCGCCTGTCTCAACTCATCCCTCAGTGCCAGGGAACGAAGCGGTGTCCTTGAAGATTTCACCGGTGGCCAGCTCGACCTGCTTTACCTGGCTCCCGAGCGGGTGGCGCTGGCCGACTTTTCCAGCCTGCTGCAACGGGTGAAACTCTGTTTCATTGCCGTGGACGAGGCCCACTGCATCTCGGAATGGGGGCACGATTTCCGGCCCGATTACCTGCAGCTCACCGAACTGCGCAGGCTGCTGCCCACTGTGCCCCTGGCCGCCTTTACCGCTACCGCCACCCACCGGGTCCAGACCGACATCATCAAGCGGCTCAACCTGCATGACCCCCTGGTGGTCCGTGCCTCATTCAACCGACCCAATCTCCACTACGCGATCTTTCCAAGAGAAAATATCCTGCGCCAGATCCACCAGGTCGTCCGGGAACAGGATGGGGAACCTGGTATCGTTTACCGGCTCAGCCGGGCCGACGTGGACAAGACCGCCCTCTACCTGCAGGAACATGATATCCGCGCCCTGCCCTACCACGCCGGGCTGGACGGCGGGGTCCGCCAGCAGAACCAGGAGGCCTTCAACCGGGACGAGGTGCAGGTCATCGTCGCCACGGTGGCCTTTGGCATGGGGATCGACAAGTCCAATGTCCGGTTTGTCATCCACGGGGACCTGCCCAAGAACATGGAGAGCTATTACCAGGAAACCGGCCGGGCCGGCCGGGACGGGGAGAAAGCATACTGTGTGCTGTTCTTCCAGCGCGGTGACATGGGACGGCTGGGTTATTTCCTCAACCAGATCGACAATGAGGAGGAGCGACGGGCCGGCTGGAAAAAACTGGAACAGATGGTCTCCTATTGTGAAAGAAGCGTCTGCCGTCGTCACCAGATCCTGAGCTATTTCGGGGAAGAATATCCGCGGGATAACTGTGGTGGCTGCGATGTCTGCACCCGGGGAGTGGAAGAGGTGGAGGCCACCACCGAGGCCCAGATGCTTATGTCGGCCATCTATCGCACGGGACAGCGGTTCGGAGCCACCTACATCATCGACATCGTCACCGGGGCTCGAACCAAAAAGATCCTGGAACTTGGCCACCACCGGCTCAAGACCTACGGGGTGGGCAGCAAAAAGCCAAAGGCCTTCTGGCGCAGGCTCACCGATGCCATGCTGCAGCACGGGTTGCTCCGGGCCACCGGGGACCGCTATCCACTGCTGCAGATAACCCCCAAGGGCGAGGATGTGCTCTTTGGCAGGCAACCCTTTACCTATACCCGCCTCATCCACCCGGAGCAAAGCCAGGAAGCGGCCCGGAAAGAGCTGAGTCCCAATCCGGAACTGTTCACCATCCTGCGCGAACTGCGTCGTCTCCAGGCAGAGGCCGAAGATGTGCCGCCCTACGTGATTTTCTCCGACCGGAGCCTGCGGGAGATGGCCACCTTCCTGCCAGCCACAGACCGGGAGATGCTCACCATCCACGGGGTGGGACGTATAAAGCTCGAACGCTACGGCCAACGCTTTCTCTCCGCCATCCGGTCCTGGCTCGAGAGACATCCCGAGGTGGAGAAGCCCGCAACCAGCGTATCACCCCTGCCGGAAAAAACAAAACCGGTCGCCGGCGCCAGTGTGGAGGAAAGTGGCCGACTGGCCGCCGAGGGAATGACCCTGGAAGAGATCGCCACAAGGCGGGGTCTCAAACCAATGACCGTTGCCCAGCACCTGGAGACCTGGCTCGAGCAGGGAGGAGATGTGGATATGGACCGGTTACTCAGCGCGGAAAAGCAGGCCCGGCTCAAGGTAGAATTCGAAACCCATGGCCTGGCCTACCTCAAGCCGGTGGTCGAATCCCTGGAGGGTCTTGTCAGCTTCGACGAAGCCAGGATCATGCGAGGCTACCTCAGGAGACAACAGTAG